One genomic segment of Stigmatopora argus isolate UIUO_Sarg chromosome 18, RoL_Sarg_1.0, whole genome shotgun sequence includes these proteins:
- the plaub gene encoding plasminogen activator, urokinase b isoform X1 — protein sequence MRVTWRHLESSRFRGSSKASVNRNSRDRQDLRDGKVSDVTTSKRSSHSNPLLQASHDSTSPLELPGRHPSPHTWRVRAAPCAAPWPGSYSPRRFGAQRSSALATDAAGSPEEGGGRRSGPRGGARVSQVATRRGSHERGGRARARLRLSRALRHPPPPAICQNGGTSVPSLTTGRHLFCLCPDTFEGTLCQTPAVGADCYEGVGVYYRGLASVSESGRPCLRWDERTGPRYLSSDVDGGRHNYCRNVGFKRRPWCQVWKKQRLLWEYCDVPRCDDVRLLASPRSTVAPRISPPVRPITWAVTRQPSQTTPAAGAVTTAVTTAVTTAATERPPRTARPGKVRLLISGGGVPTHVPLFPPAWATCGRRSRRKQMRIVGGSATPAESHPWMAAILWRARSKERVFRCGGTLISGCWVLSAAHCFPDRSVGAERRFLVALGKSALNRTDALEQTFGVEQIIRHPDFNNDQGNYDNDVALLKLKSRANGRCARESAGARRACLPPESPEFPDIAPGSPCEIAGFGKEEQGLWYQSQRLRRAHVKVLADAVCRRSDYYGHKISDNMLCAGLPDWTQDACEGDSGGPLVCQVDGRFVLTGVISWGEGCARQRRPGVYAKVRNYVPWIRRYAPI from the exons CTTCCTGGGAGGCACCCCTCGCCTCACACTTGGCGTGTACGTGCAGCGCCATGCGCAGCGCCATGGCCTGGTTCCTACTCGCCTCGGCGTTTTGGTGCTCAGCGGTCGTCGGCGCTGGC aaCCGACGCAGCCGGGAGCCCGGAAGAGGGCGGCGGCAGACGATCCGGTCCTCGTGGTGGAGCTCGGGTGAGTCAAGTCGCGACGCGTCGGGGGAGCCACGAGCGAGGCGGGCGGGCCCGCGCCCGTCTCCGTTTAAGCCGAGCTCTCCGCCATCCGCCTCCGCCAGCGATTTGCCAGAACGGAGGAACGTCCGTCCCCAGCCTGACGACGGGGCGACACTTGTTTTGCTTGTGCCCGGACACTTTTGAAGGAACTTTGTGCCAAACAC CAGCCGTCGGCGCCGACTGCTACGAGGGCGTCGGAGTTTACTACCGCGGCTTGGCGTCCGTGTCGGAGAGCGGGCGCCCGTGCCTCCGATGGGACGAGCGCACCGGGCCACGCTACCTGAGCTCCGACGTGGACGGCGGCCGACACAACTACTGCAG GAATGTAGGCTTCAAGCGTCGTCCCTGGTGTCAAGTGTGGAAAAAACAGCGGCTGCTTTGGGAATATTGCGACGTTCCCCGATGCGACGACG TCCGACTTTTGGCTTCGCCGCGCTCCACCGTGGCCCCGCGGATTAGCCCACCGG TCCGACCGATCACGTGGGCGGTGACCCGTCAACCGTCGCAGACCACACCGGCGG CCGGAGCGGTGACGACGGCGGTGACGACGGCGGTGACGACGGCGGCGACCGAGCGACCGCCACGCACCGCCAGACCGGGTAAGGTCCGCCTCCTCATTTCTGGCGGCGGCGTGCCGACGCACGTTCCCCTTTTCCCGCCAGCGTGGGCCACGTGCGGGCGCCGGTCACGGCGGAAGCAGATGCGCATCGTCGGCGGCTCGGCGACGCCGGCGGAGTCGCACCCGTGGATGGCGGCCATCTTGTGGCGCGCCAGGTCCAAGGAAAGAGTCTTCCGCTGCGGGGGCACCTTGATCTCCGGGTGCTGGGTCCTCAGCGCCGCCCACTGCTTCCCCGACAG ATCCGTGGGTGCGGAGCGGCGCTTCCTGGTGGCGCTGGGCAAGAGCGCCCTCAACCGGACGGACGCCCTGGAGCAAACGTTCGGCGTGGAACAAATCATCCGGCACCCCGACTTCAACAACGACCAGGGGAATTACGACAACGACGTCG CGCTGCTGAAACTCAAGTCGCGAGCGAACGGTCGCTGCGCCCGGGAGAGCGCCGGCGCGCGGCGGGCGTGCCTGCCCCCGGAATCCCCGGAGTTCCCGGACATCGCGCCGGGCTCGCCGTGCGAGATCGCCGGCTTCGGCAAGGAGGAGCAGGGCTTGTGGTACCAATCGCAGCGGCTGCGCCGAGCGCACGTGAAAGTGCTGGCCGACGCCGTGTGCCGGCGGAGCGATTACTACGGCCACAAGATCAGCGACAACATGCTGTGCGCCGGCCTCCCCGACTGGACGCAGGACGCATGCGAG GGCGACTCGGGCGGCCCGCTGGTGTGCCAAGTGGACGGGCGTTTCGTGTTGACGGGCGTCATCAGCTGGGGCGAAGGCTGCGCCCGCCAGCGGCGCCCCGGCGTCTACGCCAAAGTCAGGAACTACGTGCCGTGGATCCGCCGCTACGCCCCGATCTGA
- the plaub gene encoding plasminogen activator, urokinase b isoform X2 encodes MRSAMAWFLLASAFWCSAVVGAGNRRSREPGRGRRQTIRSSWWSSAICQNGGTSVPSLTTGRHLFCLCPDTFEGTLCQTPAVGADCYEGVGVYYRGLASVSESGRPCLRWDERTGPRYLSSDVDGGRHNYCRNVGFKRRPWCQVWKKQRLLWEYCDVPRCDDVRLLASPRSTVAPRISPPVRPITWAVTRQPSQTTPAAGAVTTAVTTAVTTAATERPPRTARPGKVRLLISGGGVPTHVPLFPPAWATCGRRSRRKQMRIVGGSATPAESHPWMAAILWRARSKERVFRCGGTLISGCWVLSAAHCFPDRSVGAERRFLVALGKSALNRTDALEQTFGVEQIIRHPDFNNDQGNYDNDVALLKLKSRANGRCARESAGARRACLPPESPEFPDIAPGSPCEIAGFGKEEQGLWYQSQRLRRAHVKVLADAVCRRSDYYGHKISDNMLCAGLPDWTQDACEGDSGGPLVCQVDGRFVLTGVISWGEGCARQRRPGVYAKVRNYVPWIRRYAPI; translated from the exons ATGCGCAGCGCCATGGCCTGGTTCCTACTCGCCTCGGCGTTTTGGTGCTCAGCGGTCGTCGGCGCTGGC aaCCGACGCAGCCGGGAGCCCGGAAGAGGGCGGCGGCAGACGATCCGGTCCTCGTGGTGGAGCTCGG CGATTTGCCAGAACGGAGGAACGTCCGTCCCCAGCCTGACGACGGGGCGACACTTGTTTTGCTTGTGCCCGGACACTTTTGAAGGAACTTTGTGCCAAACAC CAGCCGTCGGCGCCGACTGCTACGAGGGCGTCGGAGTTTACTACCGCGGCTTGGCGTCCGTGTCGGAGAGCGGGCGCCCGTGCCTCCGATGGGACGAGCGCACCGGGCCACGCTACCTGAGCTCCGACGTGGACGGCGGCCGACACAACTACTGCAG GAATGTAGGCTTCAAGCGTCGTCCCTGGTGTCAAGTGTGGAAAAAACAGCGGCTGCTTTGGGAATATTGCGACGTTCCCCGATGCGACGACG TCCGACTTTTGGCTTCGCCGCGCTCCACCGTGGCCCCGCGGATTAGCCCACCGG TCCGACCGATCACGTGGGCGGTGACCCGTCAACCGTCGCAGACCACACCGGCGG CCGGAGCGGTGACGACGGCGGTGACGACGGCGGTGACGACGGCGGCGACCGAGCGACCGCCACGCACCGCCAGACCGGGTAAGGTCCGCCTCCTCATTTCTGGCGGCGGCGTGCCGACGCACGTTCCCCTTTTCCCGCCAGCGTGGGCCACGTGCGGGCGCCGGTCACGGCGGAAGCAGATGCGCATCGTCGGCGGCTCGGCGACGCCGGCGGAGTCGCACCCGTGGATGGCGGCCATCTTGTGGCGCGCCAGGTCCAAGGAAAGAGTCTTCCGCTGCGGGGGCACCTTGATCTCCGGGTGCTGGGTCCTCAGCGCCGCCCACTGCTTCCCCGACAG ATCCGTGGGTGCGGAGCGGCGCTTCCTGGTGGCGCTGGGCAAGAGCGCCCTCAACCGGACGGACGCCCTGGAGCAAACGTTCGGCGTGGAACAAATCATCCGGCACCCCGACTTCAACAACGACCAGGGGAATTACGACAACGACGTCG CGCTGCTGAAACTCAAGTCGCGAGCGAACGGTCGCTGCGCCCGGGAGAGCGCCGGCGCGCGGCGGGCGTGCCTGCCCCCGGAATCCCCGGAGTTCCCGGACATCGCGCCGGGCTCGCCGTGCGAGATCGCCGGCTTCGGCAAGGAGGAGCAGGGCTTGTGGTACCAATCGCAGCGGCTGCGCCGAGCGCACGTGAAAGTGCTGGCCGACGCCGTGTGCCGGCGGAGCGATTACTACGGCCACAAGATCAGCGACAACATGCTGTGCGCCGGCCTCCCCGACTGGACGCAGGACGCATGCGAG GGCGACTCGGGCGGCCCGCTGGTGTGCCAAGTGGACGGGCGTTTCGTGTTGACGGGCGTCATCAGCTGGGGCGAAGGCTGCGCCCGCCAGCGGCGCCCCGGCGTCTACGCCAAAGTCAGGAACTACGTGCCGTGGATCCGCCGCTACGCCCCGATCTGA
- the plaub gene encoding plasminogen activator, urokinase b isoform X3, producing MRSAMAWFLLASAFWCSAVVGAGNRRSREPGRGRRQTIRSSWWSSAICQNGGTSVPSLTTGRHLFCLCPDTFEGTLCQTPVGADCYEGVGVYYRGLASVSESGRPCLRWDERTGPRYLSSDVDGGRHNYCRNVGFKRRPWCQVWKKQRLLWEYCDVPRCDDVRLLASPRSTVAPRISPPVRPITWAVTRQPSQTTPAAGAVTTAVTTAVTTAATERPPRTARPGKVRLLISGGGVPTHVPLFPPAWATCGRRSRRKQMRIVGGSATPAESHPWMAAILWRARSKERVFRCGGTLISGCWVLSAAHCFPDRSVGAERRFLVALGKSALNRTDALEQTFGVEQIIRHPDFNNDQGNYDNDVALLKLKSRANGRCARESAGARRACLPPESPEFPDIAPGSPCEIAGFGKEEQGLWYQSQRLRRAHVKVLADAVCRRSDYYGHKISDNMLCAGLPDWTQDACEGDSGGPLVCQVDGRFVLTGVISWGEGCARQRRPGVYAKVRNYVPWIRRYAPI from the exons ATGCGCAGCGCCATGGCCTGGTTCCTACTCGCCTCGGCGTTTTGGTGCTCAGCGGTCGTCGGCGCTGGC aaCCGACGCAGCCGGGAGCCCGGAAGAGGGCGGCGGCAGACGATCCGGTCCTCGTGGTGGAGCTCGG CGATTTGCCAGAACGGAGGAACGTCCGTCCCCAGCCTGACGACGGGGCGACACTTGTTTTGCTTGTGCCCGGACACTTTTGAAGGAACTTTGTGCCAAACAC CCGTCGGCGCCGACTGCTACGAGGGCGTCGGAGTTTACTACCGCGGCTTGGCGTCCGTGTCGGAGAGCGGGCGCCCGTGCCTCCGATGGGACGAGCGCACCGGGCCACGCTACCTGAGCTCCGACGTGGACGGCGGCCGACACAACTACTGCAG GAATGTAGGCTTCAAGCGTCGTCCCTGGTGTCAAGTGTGGAAAAAACAGCGGCTGCTTTGGGAATATTGCGACGTTCCCCGATGCGACGACG TCCGACTTTTGGCTTCGCCGCGCTCCACCGTGGCCCCGCGGATTAGCCCACCGG TCCGACCGATCACGTGGGCGGTGACCCGTCAACCGTCGCAGACCACACCGGCGG CCGGAGCGGTGACGACGGCGGTGACGACGGCGGTGACGACGGCGGCGACCGAGCGACCGCCACGCACCGCCAGACCGGGTAAGGTCCGCCTCCTCATTTCTGGCGGCGGCGTGCCGACGCACGTTCCCCTTTTCCCGCCAGCGTGGGCCACGTGCGGGCGCCGGTCACGGCGGAAGCAGATGCGCATCGTCGGCGGCTCGGCGACGCCGGCGGAGTCGCACCCGTGGATGGCGGCCATCTTGTGGCGCGCCAGGTCCAAGGAAAGAGTCTTCCGCTGCGGGGGCACCTTGATCTCCGGGTGCTGGGTCCTCAGCGCCGCCCACTGCTTCCCCGACAG ATCCGTGGGTGCGGAGCGGCGCTTCCTGGTGGCGCTGGGCAAGAGCGCCCTCAACCGGACGGACGCCCTGGAGCAAACGTTCGGCGTGGAACAAATCATCCGGCACCCCGACTTCAACAACGACCAGGGGAATTACGACAACGACGTCG CGCTGCTGAAACTCAAGTCGCGAGCGAACGGTCGCTGCGCCCGGGAGAGCGCCGGCGCGCGGCGGGCGTGCCTGCCCCCGGAATCCCCGGAGTTCCCGGACATCGCGCCGGGCTCGCCGTGCGAGATCGCCGGCTTCGGCAAGGAGGAGCAGGGCTTGTGGTACCAATCGCAGCGGCTGCGCCGAGCGCACGTGAAAGTGCTGGCCGACGCCGTGTGCCGGCGGAGCGATTACTACGGCCACAAGATCAGCGACAACATGCTGTGCGCCGGCCTCCCCGACTGGACGCAGGACGCATGCGAG GGCGACTCGGGCGGCCCGCTGGTGTGCCAAGTGGACGGGCGTTTCGTGTTGACGGGCGTCATCAGCTGGGGCGAAGGCTGCGCCCGCCAGCGGCGCCCCGGCGTCTACGCCAAAGTCAGGAACTACGTGCCGTGGATCCGCCGCTACGCCCCGATCTGA